From a region of the Impatiens glandulifera chromosome 4, dImpGla2.1, whole genome shotgun sequence genome:
- the LOC124935390 gene encoding pectinesterase-like, protein MESNDNSGKKRIIILTVSSLLLVAMVIAVTVGISQTDDDASKRYDHQELTAHAKAVQSICQPTDYKEACMQSLAHANSTDPKELIRAAFDSTKKNIREAANNSTLLKELAKDPRTKDALAGCKEMADIAVKDLERSLDQIANMDVIHFDSVLANLKVWLSGALTYQGTCLEGFDNTTGEAGEKMQEYLKLGMQLTSNGLAMVNEIAHALSSLNLDELQGMNRRLLFDQDLTVGHDEIPFWVDGGKRRLLSSKLIDNLKPNMVVAKDGSGKYTNITAALLDIPRNSDDTFVLYIKEGIYDEKIQVDRNLTHLVMYGDGPTKTRVRGRLNWIDGVSTFHTATVVILGDHFIGKDIGFDNYAGPEKHQAVALRVGSDMSIFYNCQIDGYQDTLYAHTYRQYYRNCVISGTIDFIFGDSAALFQNCTMLVRRPLDNQANIITAHGRKEPRQPTGLVLQNCNLVADPAYYPDRFTIKTYMARPWKEFSRTIIMESFIDDLISPDGFMPWEGEFGLDTCYYTEYNNRGPGSIKFNRTTWRGIKEVSKSLIKEHFTANKFLDAKSWLSKTGVPYYPGLIYPTPLDRPNAAKDDDLLDLERDNSNKHNFDNATNSVLAAGNITDNSTAVANATAFVASILAPTPSSSPEEKAKDKEEKKEKKDKEEDEDKAKEEKDKQKDKKEDEDKAKEKKKSEDASAPSSNQKKPLTSLTYGINN, encoded by the exons aTGGAAAGCAATGACAATAGTGGGAAGAAAAGAATCATCATCCTCACCGTCTCTTCCTTGCTCCTAGTAGCTATGGTGATCGCGGTCACCGTCGGTATAAGTCAAACCGACGATGACGCCAGCAAGAGATACGATCACCAAGAACTAACCGCCCATGCAAAGGCTGTCCAAAGTATATGTCAACCAACCGATTATAAAGAGGCATGCATGCAAAGTTTGGCACACGCGAATTCGACCGACCCGAAGGAATTGATTCGCGCCGCATTCGATTCCACGAAGAAAAATATTAGAGAGGCAGCCAATAACTCTACATTGCTCAAGGAGCTGGCGAAGGATCCTAGGACGAAAGATGCCCTAGCCGGTTGTAAAGAGATGGCGGATATAGCGGTTAAGGATCTCGAGAGATCGTTGGATCAAATAGCAAATATGGATGTTATACATTTCGATTCTGTCTTAGCTAACTTGAAGGTATGGCTAAGCGGAGCCCTAACTTACCAAGGGACGTGCCTTGAGGGGTTTGATAACACGACGGGAGAAGCGGGGGAGAAAATGCAAGAGTATTTGAAACTCGGCATGCAATTGACTAGCAATGGTCTTGCCATGGTTAATGAGATAGCGCACGCTCTTTCGTCCCTCAATCTCGACGAGCTTCAAGGGATGAACCGTCGGTTGTTATTCGATCAGGATCTAACGGTCGGTCACGACGAAATACCTTTTTGGGTCGATGGCGGTAAGAGGAGACTCCTTAGCTCAAAACTTATCGACAATCTTAAACCTAATATGGTTGTGGCCAAAGATGGGAGCGGAAAGTACACCAACATAACCGCCGCGCTACTCGATATTCCTCGTAATAGCGACGACACGTTTGTTTTATACATAAAAGAGGGTATCTACGACGAGAAAATTCAAGTCGATCGGAACTTGACTCATTTGGTCATGTATGGAGACGGTCCGACCAAGACTAGGGTCCGAGGTCGATTAAATTGGATCGACGGGGTGTCAACTTTCCATACCGCGACGGTCG TTATTTTGGGTGATCATTTCATTGGGAAGGACATTGGATTCGATAACTACGCGGGTCCCGAGAAACATCAAGCGGTCGCACTACGAGTCGGTTCCGACATGTCGATTTTCTACAATTGCCAAATAGACGGTTACCAAGATACCTTATACGCCCATACATACCGACAATACTATCGTAATTGCGTAATCTCGGGGACAATCGATTTCATCTTCGGCGATAGCGCCGCGCTCTTCCAAAACTGCACGATGTTGGTGAGGAGGCCATTGGATAACCAAGCCAACATCATCACAGCCCACGGTCGAAAGGAGCCTCGTCAGCCCACGGGCCTCGTCTTGCAGAACTGCAACCTAGTAGCCGATCCGGCTTACTACCCCGATAGATTCACAATCAAGACTTATATGGCTAGGCCATGGAAGGAATTTTCTAGGACGATTATTATGGAAAGTTTTATCGACGATTTAATATCTCCCGACGGTTTCATGCCATGGGAAGGTGAATTCGGGCTAGATACTTGCTACTATACCGAGTACAACAATAGGGGTCCCGGATCTATTAAGTTTAACCGAACTACTTGGCGGGGGATTAAGGAGGTAAGCAAAAGCCTAATCAAAGAGCATTTCACTGCGAACAAGTTCTTGGATGCAAAATCTTGGTTATCGAAAACCGGGGTGCCCTATTATCCCGGTCTCATATACCCAACACCTCTCGATAGACCAAATGCTGCAAAAGATGACGACTTGTTGGACTTGGAACGAGATAACTCAAATAAGCACAACTTTGATAACGCCACCAACAGTGTTCTTGCAGCCGGTAACATTACTGATAACTCCACCGCCGTTGCTAACGCGACTGCATTCGTCGCGAGTATACTTGCCCCAACTCCATCCTCAAGCCCG gaggAGAAGGCAAAGGATAAGGAAGAAAAGAAGGAGAAAAAGGATAAGGAAGAGGATGAAGACAAGGCAAAGGAAGAAAAAGATAAACAAAAGGATAAGAAGGAAGACGAAGACAaggcaaaggaaaagaaaaaatcaGAAGATGCGTCGGCACCAAGTAGCAATCAAAAAAAGCCGCTTACTAGTCTTACCTACGGTATTAATAACTAA
- the LOC124936593 gene encoding malignant T-cell-amplified sequence 1-like, with product MFKKFSTEEVSGQNQVKASVQRRIRQSIAEEYPGLEPVLEDLLPKKSPLIVTKCQNHLNLVVVNNVPLFFNIRDGPYMPTLRLLHQYPDIMKKLQVDRGAIRFVLSGANIMCPGLTSPGGALDDNVEAETPVAIMAEGKQHALAIGFTKLSAKDIRKINKGIGVDNMHYLNDGLWKMERMD from the exons ATGTTTAAGAA ATTCTCCACTGAAGAAGTTTCTGGACAAAATCAAGTTAAGGCATCTGTTCAACGCAGGATCCGACAAAGTATTGCTGAAGAG TATCCAGGCCTTGAACCCGTATTGGAGGACTTGCTTCCCAAAAAGTCCCCTCTTATTGTTACTAAATG CCAAAATCATCTGAATCTGGTCGTTGTCAATAATGTGCCACTGTTTTTCAACATACGCGATGGACCCTATATGCCTACTCTGCGACTTCTCCATCAAT ATCCAGACATAATGAAGAAGCTACAGGTTGATAGGGGTGCTATTAGATTTGTCCTTTCAGGAGCCAATATTATGTGTCCAGGACTTACATCTCCTGGTGGCGCTTTGGATGACAATGTCGAGGCAGAGACTCCTGTT GCCATTATGGCTGAAGGAAAGCAGCATGCTCTTGCTATTGGATTTACAAAGCTATCGGCAAAAGATAT AAGAAAAATCAACAAGGGAATTGGTGTGGACAACATGCATTATCTTAATGATGGTCTTTGGAAG ATGGAGCGAATGGATTGA